Part of the Candidatus Eisenbacteria bacterium genome is shown below.
AAGCGTCAGAGGGGCGAGAAGCCCCTATGAAAGTGCTGGGGCACCGCATGATAAGTTCGCGAATTTATGTGACACAGCACTAGGGGATCCCGAAGTACCGTGTGGAAACTTAGACAAGTCATTCTTGCCCTTCTACTTGCCGCCATTGGTGTGGCCGTAACCACCTTTCTTTCATCATCTTACCTGGATAGGGGCATGACGCAGACAAGGACCATAGCCATCTCCAGAGGCATGACAATTGACGAAATTGGCGCACTCCTCAAAAAAGAAGGGCTTGTAAGAAGTGAGCTCGCATTCAAGGCCCTTTCAAGAATCCTTGGGGTGGAAAAAGAGATCAAGGCTGGTTTCTACACAATTCCTGTGGGCAGCTCGGTTTTCGGGATAATCCATTCACTTGAGAGAGGAATGGCCGGAGAGGATCTTGTCACGATACCTGAAGGATTGAGGGCGGACGAGATTGCGGACATCCTTTCAGAGAGGATAGGTCTGGATAATGGTGAGTTCATGGCTCTGGTGAGAAGCCCTTCATTCGCCAGGAGCGTAGGGGTCCCGGCCAGTTGCCTGGAGGGATACCTTTTTCCCGATACTTACAGCTTTTTCCCCGCAATGAGCGCCGAAGAAGCGGCAAGAGCCATGGTCGGCCGGTTTTTCCACATTTTTGAGAGAGAGTTCGCGAGGAAAACCGAGAGCAGCGGCTTCACAATGCATGAAGTAGTGACGCTTGGTTCAATAGTCGAGGCCGAGGCCAAGCTGTCGGAAGAAAGGCCAAAGATTGCATCTGTTTTCCTTGAGAGACTGAAGAAGAATTGGAAGTTGCAGGCTGACCCCACAGTGACGTATGCGTTGGATGTAAAGAGGAACAGGGTTTACTACTCGGACCTTGCAGTCGACTCTCCATTTAATACGTACATTCATACTGGCCTTCCGCCCGGGCCGATCTGCAGCCCCGGCCGGGCGTCTCTGCGAGCCGTTCTCTATCCGTCCAAAGGTTCACGCGACATGTACTTCGTCGCAAGGGGCGATGGCTCTCATATTTTCAGCAGCTCTCTTGAGGAACACCTCTCAGCCATAAGAGCAGTCAAGGGAAGCGGGCATCCAGACAGCACGTTCTCCTTGCCAGATACGAGCATGAG
Proteins encoded:
- the mltG gene encoding endolytic transglycosylase MltG; amino-acid sequence: MWKLRQVILALLLAAIGVAVTTFLSSSYLDRGMTQTRTIAISRGMTIDEIGALLKKEGLVRSELAFKALSRILGVEKEIKAGFYTIPVGSSVFGIIHSLERGMAGEDLVTIPEGLRADEIADILSERIGLDNGEFMALVRSPSFARSVGVPASCLEGYLFPDTYSFFPAMSAEEAARAMVGRFFHIFEREFARKTESSGFTMHEVVTLGSIVEAEAKLSEERPKIASVFLERLKKNWKLQADPTVTYALDVKRNRVYYSDLAVDSPFNTYIHTGLPPGPICSPGRASLRAVLYPSKGSRDMYFVARGDGSHIFSSSLEEHLSAIRAVKGSGHPDSTFSLPDTSMSSTPIGKKHH